The Fulvivirga ligni genome window below encodes:
- the dnaK gene encoding molecular chaperone DnaK, whose translation MGKIIGIDLGTTNSCVAVMEGNEPVVIPNSEGRRTTPSIVAFLEDGKGERKIGDPAKRQAITNPHNTVSSVKRFMGKKFSEVSEEKKSMSYQVEKGNNDVVRVKIGDRNYTPQEISAMILQKMKSTAEDYLGTEVKEAVITVPAYFNDAERQATKEAGQIAGLEVKRIINEPTAAALAYGLDKKDQDMKIAVYDLGGGTFDISILELGDGVFEVKSTNGDVHLGGDDFDQKIIDWLAQEFLNDENIDLRKDPMALQRLKEAAEKAKIELSSSTETEINLPYIMPVDGVPKHLVRKLTRAKFEQICDDLIRRSMDPCKAALNDAGMTASDIDEVILVGGSTRIPKIQEEVEKFFGKKPSKGVNPDEVVAIGASIQGGVLTGEVKDVLLLDVTPLSLGIETMGGVFTKLIEANTTIPTKKSEVFSTAADNQPSVEIHVLQGERSMAKDNRTIGRFHLDGIPPAPRGVPQVEVTFDIDANGIMNVSAKDKGTGKEQKIRIESSSGLTDEEIEKMRQEAQANADADKEAKEKIDKINAADSLIFQTEKQLKEYGDKLSDDNKGKINSALEELKKAHQSQDLAAIETAMEGLNKAWEGAAQEMYAATGGQPGADGAGAADGAQGPEAEAGADSDVSDVEFEEVDDNKK comes from the coding sequence TTCTTGAGGATGGAAAAGGTGAAAGAAAAATAGGAGATCCTGCTAAGAGACAGGCCATCACTAACCCTCATAACACTGTAAGCTCTGTAAAGAGATTTATGGGTAAGAAATTCTCTGAAGTAAGCGAAGAGAAGAAATCTATGTCTTACCAGGTAGAAAAGGGAAATAATGATGTTGTTCGCGTAAAAATTGGCGACAGAAACTATACACCTCAGGAAATTTCAGCTATGATTCTTCAAAAGATGAAATCTACAGCTGAAGATTATCTGGGAACTGAGGTTAAAGAAGCGGTAATTACTGTACCTGCTTACTTTAACGATGCTGAAAGACAAGCTACTAAAGAAGCTGGTCAGATAGCTGGCTTAGAAGTAAAACGTATTATCAACGAGCCTACTGCTGCTGCTCTTGCTTATGGTCTTGACAAAAAAGATCAGGACATGAAAATAGCAGTGTATGACCTTGGTGGTGGTACATTTGATATATCTATTCTTGAACTTGGTGACGGCGTATTTGAAGTAAAATCTACTAACGGAGATGTTCACCTTGGTGGTGACGACTTTGACCAGAAAATTATTGACTGGTTAGCTCAAGAGTTCTTGAATGACGAGAACATAGATCTTAGAAAAGATCCTATGGCTCTACAGAGACTTAAAGAAGCTGCTGAGAAAGCTAAAATTGAATTATCTAGCTCTACAGAAACTGAAATTAACTTACCATACATTATGCCTGTGGACGGTGTTCCTAAGCACTTGGTAAGAAAATTAACCAGAGCTAAATTCGAGCAGATCTGTGATGATCTTATCAGAAGATCTATGGATCCTTGTAAAGCTGCTCTTAATGATGCTGGAATGACTGCTTCTGATATTGACGAAGTAATCTTAGTAGGTGGTTCTACCAGAATACCTAAAATTCAGGAAGAGGTAGAGAAATTCTTCGGTAAAAAACCTTCAAAAGGTGTTAACCCTGATGAGGTAGTAGCTATCGGAGCATCTATCCAAGGTGGTGTTTTAACTGGTGAAGTAAAAGATGTCCTTCTTCTAGATGTAACTCCGCTTTCATTAGGTATCGAAACTATGGGTGGTGTGTTCACTAAGTTAATCGAAGCTAACACTACTATACCTACTAAAAAGTCTGAAGTATTCTCTACAGCTGCTGATAACCAGCCTTCAGTGGAAATCCACGTATTACAAGGTGAGAGATCAATGGCTAAGGATAACAGAACTATTGGTAGATTCCACCTGGATGGTATTCCACCAGCTCCAAGAGGTGTGCCTCAAGTAGAAGTTACATTCGATATTGATGCTAACGGTATCATGAATGTATCTGCTAAGGACAAAGGAACTGGTAAAGAACAAAAAATCAGAATCGAGTCATCTTCAGGTCTTACTGATGAGGAAATCGAGAAAATGAGACAAGAAGCTCAGGCTAACGCTGATGCTGATAAAGAGGCAAAAGAGAAAATTGATAAAATCAATGCTGCTGACTCTTTAATCTTCCAAACAGAGAAGCAATTAAAAGAGTATGGTGACAAACTTTCTGATGATAACAAAGGCAAAATTAACTCTGCCCTTGAAGAATTGAAGAAAGCTCACCAATCTCAAGACCTTGCGGCTATTGAAACAGCTATGGAAGGATTGAATAAAGCATGGGAAGGTGCTGCTCAAGAGATGTATGCTGCTACAGGCGGTCAGCCAGGTGCTGATGGAGCTGGAGCTGCAGACGGAGCACAAGGACCTGAGGCTGAAGCTGGTGCTGACAGTGATGTTTCGGATGTTGAATTCGAAGAAGTAGATGACAACAAAAAGTAA
- a CDS encoding DUF4382 domain-containing protein, whose amino-acid sequence MMKTRILSLVFIASIFSTFIACNKDEEIDGRGKANIYLTDAPIDDANIAGVIISVSSIEVNGPAGWQIIKSFDEPLPVDLLSYQNGEKLLISEEKLDAGTYSALRLNLNIPLEGEGEPSTPSSYVLFADGTSKSLYLPNDNAQEEYKVAGSFTVPMNGVTNLTLDFDVRKALVKNSQSEAYMLKPTIRLVSAEEAGTIQGVLTENIDVHHAVVFAYPKETFSNGEIIKPKANNLRFANAASSTVVNDNNQFTLAFMNKGDYDLYVVGYDESGNFEGIIGAYYGLNVAAMSITEIEL is encoded by the coding sequence ATGATGAAGACGAGAATTTTAAGCTTAGTATTTATTGCATCAATCTTCTCTACATTTATAGCCTGTAACAAAGATGAAGAGATTGATGGCAGAGGGAAAGCAAATATCTATCTTACAGATGCACCAATTGATGACGCCAATATCGCAGGGGTAATTATTTCAGTAAGCAGTATAGAAGTAAATGGTCCTGCAGGATGGCAAATTATAAAATCATTTGACGAGCCATTACCTGTTGACCTTTTAAGCTATCAAAATGGCGAAAAGCTTCTGATCTCAGAAGAAAAATTAGATGCCGGGACCTACAGCGCATTAAGATTAAACCTTAACATACCACTTGAAGGGGAAGGAGAACCTTCTACGCCTAGCAGCTATGTACTATTTGCTGATGGCACATCCAAATCGCTTTATCTTCCAAACGATAATGCTCAGGAAGAATACAAGGTAGCAGGAAGCTTTACTGTACCTATGAATGGAGTAACTAATCTCACCCTTGATTTTGACGTGAGAAAAGCACTTGTGAAAAACTCACAAAGTGAGGCTTATATGCTGAAACCTACCATCAGATTAGTGTCAGCAGAAGAAGCTGGCACCATTCAGGGAGTTCTTACAGAAAACATTGATGTTCATCATGCTGTGGTTTTCGCCTACCCTAAAGAGACATTCTCTAATGGTGAAATCATTAAACCAAAAGCCAATAACTTAAGGTTTGCTAATGCGGCTTCCAGCACTGTGGTAAATGACAATAATCAATTCACCTTAGCCTTTATGAACAAGGGCGACTATGACTTATACGTTGTAGGATATGATGAATCTGGAAATTTTGAAGGTATAATTGGTGCTTACTATGGTTTGAATGTAGCTGCCATGAGCATTACAGAGATCGAATTATAA
- a CDS encoding aspartate kinase → MIIYKFGGTSVGLPERMHTVADLITADNEPKIVVLSAVSGTTNSLVEIGELLLAKKQKEAKDKVGNLKKHYDQFIDNLYSTEEGKSKGTELIHSFFNDIDALTSIPDFNEGNNKTLLAFGEIMSTNLFHQYLLEADIDNALLPALDFMSIDEDAEPRIDSISTELKKILDSQDKKQIYITQGFICRNHEGKTDNLQRGGSDYTASLVGAAIAAKEVQIWTDIDGMHNNDPRVVDSTFPISELSFDEAAELAYFGAKILHPSSILPAQKFGIPVRLKSTLNPEAAGTVIHNTTGSADIKAIAAKDGITAIKIKSTRMLLAHGFLRRLFEVFEKYKTSIDMITTSEVAVSVTIDNASHLQEIVDELSNFGFVEVDNNQSIVCIVGSMLTNKQGALKKIFDSLGDLPIRMVSYGGSKNNVSILIDSKFKTDALVKLNTIFA, encoded by the coding sequence ATGATTATCTACAAATTTGGAGGAACATCGGTCGGTTTACCCGAACGAATGCACACAGTGGCAGACCTCATTACAGCAGATAATGAACCTAAAATAGTGGTTTTATCAGCTGTATCCGGCACTACAAATTCTTTAGTTGAAATTGGCGAATTACTTCTTGCCAAGAAACAGAAGGAGGCCAAGGATAAGGTGGGTAATCTTAAGAAACACTACGATCAATTTATAGACAATTTATATTCTACAGAAGAAGGTAAATCTAAAGGAACCGAGCTTATTCATAGCTTCTTTAATGACATAGATGCTCTGACAAGTATTCCTGACTTCAATGAAGGTAATAACAAAACATTATTGGCCTTTGGTGAAATTATGTCTACCAACCTTTTTCACCAATACTTACTTGAGGCTGATATAGATAACGCTCTTTTGCCGGCTCTTGATTTCATGAGCATTGATGAAGATGCTGAGCCAAGAATTGACAGCATTTCTACCGAGCTTAAAAAAATATTAGACAGCCAGGACAAGAAGCAAATCTATATTACACAAGGATTTATTTGTAGAAACCACGAAGGTAAAACAGACAACTTACAAAGAGGTGGCAGTGACTACACAGCTTCCCTCGTAGGTGCAGCTATAGCAGCCAAAGAAGTACAAATTTGGACTGACATAGATGGTATGCATAATAATGACCCTAGAGTGGTAGACAGCACGTTCCCTATTTCAGAGCTTAGCTTTGATGAAGCTGCCGAGCTTGCATATTTCGGGGCTAAAATATTGCATCCATCGTCTATTCTACCTGCTCAAAAATTTGGTATTCCTGTAAGACTTAAAAGTACTCTTAACCCTGAAGCCGCTGGAACGGTAATACACAACACAACCGGCAGTGCAGATATAAAGGCTATAGCCGCTAAAGATGGTATTACGGCCATAAAGATTAAGTCTACGAGAATGCTATTGGCACATGGCTTCTTGAGAAGATTGTTTGAGGTATTTGAAAAATATAAAACTTCAATAGACATGATCACCACTTCAGAGGTGGCTGTATCCGTAACTATTGACAATGCCTCTCACCTTCAAGAAATTGTAGATGAGCTTTCAAATTTCGGCTTTGTAGAGGTAGATAATAACCAAAGTATTGTTTGTATAGTAGGAAGCATGCTCACCAATAAGCAAGGAGCCTTAAAGAAAATATTTGATTCTCTGGGTGACCTGCCTATTAGAATGGTGTCTTATGGTGGCAGCAAAAACAACGTATCCATTCTTATTGACAGTAAATTTAAGACAGATGCATTGGTGAAGCTAAATACTATCTTCGCTTAA
- a CDS encoding sodium:proton antiporter, with protein MSKALLRLLLVLFLFTASLSSFGASESAKVSETTTSEIVQEEEKHGQAQHAEGHGEGHAEAAHHAPPGWTIIPFVILLLMIATGPLFYEHLWHKNYPIVAIALAVLVVLYYLFGLHNTHAPIHALAEYVQFIALLASLYIASGGIMIDIDKKSTPMANVILLFVGAIVANLIGTTGASMLLVRPYIRLNKTRIKAYHIIFFIFSVSNIGGSLTPIGDPPLFLGFLKGIPFFWTLEHNIVAWLFALVLLLVAFYILDRRNKSNYGLSDEEITYTNKIKLVGFRNFVWLAVVIGSVFLDPNVISWVPAIHYDGQKFSFLREIIMLGVAFCSYKFANKRAIDGNEFSFEPIREVAFIFIGIFGTMMPALEIVSGFAASPEGSKLISHNTLYWGTGMLSGFLDNAPTYLNFLTAAMASQGGDISNISQVVDFANGGVFHDSVLDLKAISIAAVFFGAFTYIGNGPNFMVKSIAEQIGIKMPSFFGYIIRFSIPFLLPLLVLVWLVFFAFI; from the coding sequence GTGAGTAAAGCGCTTTTAAGATTATTACTGGTTTTATTTTTATTTACTGCCTCGTTATCTTCCTTTGGCGCTAGTGAGTCCGCCAAGGTATCAGAAACCACTACCTCAGAAATAGTTCAGGAAGAAGAGAAACATGGGCAGGCTCAACACGCAGAAGGCCATGGAGAAGGGCATGCAGAGGCAGCTCATCACGCACCTCCGGGCTGGACCATAATTCCTTTCGTTATCCTATTGTTAATGATAGCCACTGGGCCGTTGTTTTATGAGCACCTTTGGCATAAAAACTATCCAATAGTAGCCATTGCACTGGCAGTACTGGTGGTTTTGTACTACCTCTTTGGGCTTCATAATACACATGCACCGATACACGCTTTGGCAGAATATGTTCAGTTCATAGCATTATTGGCATCGCTATACATCGCCTCAGGTGGTATCATGATTGATATCGACAAGAAGTCTACGCCAATGGCCAATGTTATATTGCTATTTGTGGGCGCTATTGTGGCTAACCTGATTGGGACTACCGGTGCATCAATGCTTTTGGTTAGGCCGTACATCAGATTGAACAAGACCAGAATAAAAGCATATCATATCATATTCTTTATTTTCTCGGTAAGTAACATTGGTGGTTCATTAACACCAATTGGAGATCCTCCATTGTTCCTGGGATTCTTAAAAGGAATACCGTTCTTCTGGACTTTAGAGCATAACATAGTTGCCTGGTTATTTGCATTGGTACTATTATTAGTGGCGTTTTATATTTTAGATAGGAGAAACAAATCTAATTATGGCCTTTCTGATGAAGAGATAACTTATACCAACAAAATTAAGCTGGTAGGCTTTAGAAATTTCGTTTGGCTGGCAGTGGTTATTGGTTCCGTATTTCTGGATCCTAATGTTATAAGCTGGGTGCCTGCCATTCATTATGATGGTCAAAAGTTCTCATTTCTAAGAGAAATTATCATGCTTGGAGTTGCATTCTGTTCCTACAAGTTTGCAAATAAAAGGGCTATAGATGGGAATGAATTTAGCTTCGAACCCATAAGAGAAGTGGCCTTTATCTTCATTGGTATTTTTGGTACTATGATGCCTGCATTGGAGATAGTGAGTGGTTTTGCGGCATCTCCGGAAGGATCTAAGTTAATTAGTCATAATACATTATATTGGGGTACTGGCATGTTGTCTGGATTCTTAGATAATGCCCCTACTTACCTAAATTTCCTGACGGCGGCAATGGCTTCTCAAGGTGGTGATATAAGTAATATTTCTCAAGTAGTGGATTTTGCTAATGGAGGCGTTTTTCATGATAGTGTGCTAGACCTCAAAGCTATATCCATTGCTGCAGTGTTCTTCGGAGCATTTACATATATAGGTAACGGACCTAATTTTATGGTGAAGTCTATTGCAGAGCAAATAGGTATTAAAATGCCTTCATTCTTTGGATATATAATAAGATTTTCGATCCCGTTTCTTCTTCCTCTATTGGTGTTGGTATGGCTGGTATTCTTTGCCTTTATATAA
- a CDS encoding Glu/Leu/Phe/Val dehydrogenase dimerization domain-containing protein has translation MKELLEKFENKRPEIVFEWSDSETEAEGWVVINSLRGGAAGGGTRMRKGLDKNEVVSLAKTMEVKFTVSGPPIGGAKSGINFDPEDPRKQGVLERWYAAVKPLLKYYYGTGGDLNVDEIHEVIPITEDVGVWHPQEGVFHGHFQPTEAQIINRIGQLRQGVIKVLENESYSPNIKKKYTVADMITGYGVSEAIKHYYTIWGGDVTAKRAVIQGWGNVGAAAGFYLSQMGVKVVGVIDRNGGVMNQEGFSHEEITELFLNRKGNQLVSPELISFEEINEKIWDLEFEVFIPAAASRLITRDQVERMINSGLEVFSCGANVPFADPEIFFGPTGLYADSNFSVIPDFIANCGMARVFAYLMENEVGLEDEDIFSDTSECIKKALMKTYELNSKKTEIAKTSFESALSLLV, from the coding sequence ATGAAAGAATTATTAGAGAAATTTGAAAATAAGAGACCGGAAATAGTCTTTGAGTGGAGCGATAGTGAAACGGAGGCCGAAGGCTGGGTAGTGATCAACTCTTTGAGAGGAGGAGCAGCTGGCGGAGGAACCAGAATGCGCAAGGGCTTGGATAAGAATGAGGTAGTGTCACTGGCTAAAACCATGGAGGTGAAGTTTACCGTATCAGGTCCGCCGATAGGGGGCGCTAAATCAGGGATTAACTTTGACCCTGAAGATCCCCGTAAACAAGGAGTTTTAGAAAGATGGTATGCCGCTGTAAAACCACTATTAAAATATTATTACGGTACAGGAGGAGACTTAAATGTAGATGAAATTCACGAGGTGATACCTATCACAGAAGATGTGGGTGTTTGGCATCCTCAGGAAGGTGTATTTCACGGACATTTTCAGCCAACAGAAGCTCAGATCATTAATAGGATTGGTCAATTAAGACAAGGAGTGATCAAAGTGTTGGAAAATGAGAGTTACTCTCCAAACATAAAGAAGAAATATACCGTGGCCGATATGATCACGGGTTATGGTGTGTCTGAGGCTATCAAACATTATTACACTATTTGGGGTGGTGACGTTACTGCAAAAAGAGCTGTAATCCAGGGTTGGGGTAATGTAGGTGCCGCAGCTGGGTTTTACCTATCTCAGATGGGAGTAAAAGTGGTAGGTGTTATTGATAGAAATGGTGGGGTTATGAACCAAGAAGGGTTTAGTCATGAAGAGATAACCGAATTGTTCTTAAATAGAAAAGGCAATCAGCTGGTGTCTCCGGAATTAATTTCTTTTGAAGAGATTAATGAGAAAATCTGGGATTTGGAGTTTGAAGTATTCATTCCTGCTGCAGCTTCCCGTTTAATCACTCGTGATCAGGTGGAGAGAATGATCAATTCCGGGCTTGAGGTGTTTTCATGTGGCGCTAATGTGCCTTTTGCCGACCCTGAAATATTTTTTGGGCCAACCGGCTTATATGCTGATAGTAACTTTTCGGTAATACCAGACTTCATTGCTAACTGTGGCATGGCCAGAGTTTTTGCGTATCTTATGGAGAATGAAGTAGGCCTGGAAGATGAAGATATTTTCTCAGATACCTCTGAATGTATAAAAAAAGCTCTTATGAAAACTTATGAGCTAAACAGCAAAAAGACTGAAATAGCAAAAACTTCGTTTGAAAGTGCACTTAGTCTGTTGGTATAA
- a CDS encoding anhydro-N-acetylmuramic acid kinase, whose translation MKNKTHFKVIGLMSGTSLDGLDICYCQFQLDDQWSFKIIQAETLEYPQEMIERLMESTTLSGQQLTQLDHDLGNYIGKSVQEFVDKYELEVDFISSHGHTVFHQPENGFTLQIGNINDISAKTGLPVIGDFRSLDVAHGGQGAPLVPIGDRLLFADYDYCLNLGGIANISYENDGDRIAFDISPCNMALNHLAARFGKSYDHEGSLARSGQVDDSLLRVLNDLPFYSASAPKSLGFEWMEKNFFPLLEQKGYTNEDLLATCVENFAIQIARTISKPNTKLLITGGGAFNNYLIERINFHSGKNTEVIIPNKEVIGFKEALIFAFLGVLKVTGQSNCLSSVTGASQDTCGGVSVGFK comes from the coding sequence ATGAAAAATAAAACTCATTTTAAAGTAATAGGTCTAATGTCCGGCACCTCTCTTGATGGTCTGGATATTTGCTACTGCCAATTTCAGTTGGATGATCAATGGAGCTTTAAAATTATTCAAGCAGAAACCTTAGAGTATCCGCAGGAGATGATTGAAAGGTTGATGGAAAGCACTACACTTTCAGGCCAGCAACTCACTCAGCTTGATCATGATTTGGGTAATTATATTGGTAAGTCGGTGCAAGAATTTGTTGATAAATATGAATTAGAGGTCGATTTTATATCATCTCATGGGCATACCGTATTTCATCAGCCTGAAAATGGTTTTACTTTACAAATTGGAAATATAAATGATATCTCTGCTAAAACAGGATTGCCGGTTATTGGTGATTTTAGGTCATTAGATGTTGCTCATGGTGGACAGGGAGCTCCATTGGTGCCAATCGGGGACAGACTGCTTTTCGCTGATTATGATTACTGCCTTAATTTGGGGGGCATTGCTAATATTTCTTATGAAAATGATGGAGATAGAATAGCCTTTGATATTTCACCTTGTAATATGGCTTTAAATCATCTTGCGGCCCGGTTTGGTAAATCATATGATCATGAGGGGAGCCTCGCTCGATCAGGACAGGTGGATGATTCGTTGTTGAGGGTTTTGAATGATTTGCCATTTTATTCAGCGTCCGCTCCTAAATCATTAGGATTCGAATGGATGGAGAAGAACTTTTTTCCACTGCTAGAGCAAAAGGGATACACTAACGAAGACCTCTTAGCCACCTGTGTTGAGAATTTTGCCATTCAAATAGCTCGCACAATCTCCAAGCCCAATACTAAGCTCCTGATTACAGGTGGTGGAGCATTTAACAATTATTTAATAGAGAGAATAAACTTTCATTCTGGCAAGAATACCGAAGTGATAATTCCCAATAAAGAAGTGATTGGCTTTAAAGAGGCGTTGATTTTTGCTTTTTTGGGCGTTTTAAAAGTGACAGGGCAATCAAACTGTTTGTCTAGCGTTACCGGTGCAAGCCAGGATACTTGTGGAGGTGTGAGTGTGGGGTTTAAGTGA
- a CDS encoding lanthionine synthetase LanC family protein, whose product MKIRDNEYLKASIAIADRLLDEVEITEKGFSWETLSLLDHNEMEYSASESLYSGVSGIIYFLLELYKETNYNRYQEAVIKGVDWLLDYCAKHPTKYYSFYTGRVGVASTLIEIGEYLGNPEYSQKALSLIKDCDTFLDEKPIVDDLINGISGTLLGLLHIHATTKNDLVLEKIKIYVQHLVNRINVHEEGFYWDRNAKASKGLCGFSHGVAGVGYVFLELGKYFQNDTFYYIATQAFAYENSHFKHEINNWPDLRNGFYDNESFEIQKKEYLDGNKGFFFQEKDMIAWCHGAPGVGLSRIKAFQVLGKSDYLRDLNRAATKTVESLENINALPGCFVLCHGGGGNALFLMELDRFNNANEYYSLVEKVAKRSLDSYNQYGYYNSGYAFAKDKTDISLFMGDAGIGYFYLLVSKGKISSPTILKPELSKVFGENAGGILSLTKDQLFERLFNRCFPLSGSFLIKLVKPNFNISFLKYVTDELAVVSDNLDASVKSKWSYDLLKLSLDSKDRSDAYRHLKAIVEIENNKSLLLSDKDLLGAVLKIPDDNELADYPEAESVDGEYALLAPGPLGVHEYFLDEFSHAVIKNFLLPSKIGIVIKNVVNLCEVNNEDERVQVESAALAQIKQYLLSGMLVVER is encoded by the coding sequence ATGAAAATAAGAGATAATGAATATTTAAAGGCATCTATAGCCATAGCTGACCGGCTGTTGGATGAAGTTGAGATCACTGAAAAAGGATTCAGTTGGGAAACACTTAGTCTGTTAGATCACAATGAGATGGAATACAGTGCTTCTGAAAGTCTTTATTCTGGAGTTTCTGGTATCATCTATTTTCTTTTAGAATTGTATAAAGAAACTAACTATAATAGATACCAAGAAGCTGTAATTAAAGGGGTTGATTGGCTATTGGATTACTGTGCGAAACACCCAACAAAATATTATTCATTTTACACGGGTAGAGTGGGGGTGGCTTCCACTTTGATTGAAATTGGTGAATATTTGGGCAATCCGGAATATAGCCAGAAGGCGTTAAGCTTAATAAAAGATTGTGATACTTTTTTAGATGAGAAGCCCATAGTAGATGATCTTATCAATGGCATTTCAGGCACATTGTTAGGTCTTTTGCATATTCATGCAACAACTAAGAATGATTTAGTTTTAGAGAAAATTAAGATCTATGTTCAGCACTTGGTCAACCGAATCAATGTACATGAGGAAGGTTTTTATTGGGATAGGAATGCAAAGGCCAGCAAAGGATTATGTGGCTTTTCTCATGGAGTAGCAGGAGTAGGCTATGTTTTTCTGGAGCTCGGCAAGTACTTTCAAAATGATACCTTCTATTATATCGCAACACAGGCCTTTGCCTATGAAAATAGTCATTTTAAGCATGAGATAAATAATTGGCCAGATTTAAGAAATGGTTTTTACGATAACGAATCTTTTGAGATTCAAAAAAAGGAATATCTCGATGGTAATAAAGGATTTTTCTTTCAGGAAAAGGATATGATCGCATGGTGTCATGGTGCTCCGGGGGTTGGACTTTCCAGAATTAAGGCCTTTCAGGTATTGGGGAAATCTGATTATTTAAGAGATCTAAATCGCGCTGCAACTAAAACAGTGGAGAGCCTTGAAAATATTAATGCTTTGCCGGGTTGCTTTGTTTTGTGTCATGGAGGTGGAGGCAATGCTTTATTTTTGATGGAGTTAGATAGGTTCAATAATGCAAATGAGTATTATTCGTTAGTTGAGAAGGTTGCAAAAAGGAGCTTGGATTCGTACAACCAATATGGCTATTATAATTCTGGTTATGCATTTGCCAAAGATAAAACCGATATTAGTTTGTTCATGGGTGATGCCGGAATTGGATATTTTTATCTATTGGTGTCAAAAGGTAAGATAAGCAGTCCTACTATTTTAAAGCCTGAATTATCAAAGGTTTTTGGTGAAAATGCTGGAGGTATTTTATCATTAACTAAAGACCAGCTGTTTGAAAGATTATTTAATAGATGTTTTCCGTTATCAGGTTCTTTTCTTATCAAGCTGGTCAAGCCAAATTTCAACATAAGTTTTTTGAAGTATGTAACTGATGAGTTGGCGGTTGTTTCAGATAATTTAGATGCATCTGTTAAGTCCAAATGGAGTTATGACCTGTTAAAATTGAGCTTGGATAGCAAAGATCGAAGTGATGCTTACAGACATTTAAAAGCAATTGTGGAGATAGAAAATAATAAATCATTACTACTCAGTGACAAAGATTTACTGGGTGCTGTTCTGAAAATTCCAGATGATAATGAGCTTGCTGATTACCCTGAAGCTGAATCTGTGGACGGTGAATATGCCTTATTAGCGCCAGGGCCTTTGGGGGTTCATGAATATTTCTTAGATGAATTCTCTCATGCAGTTATAAAAAATTTTCTTCTACCTTCTAAAATTGGAATAGTAATTAAGAATGTTGTTAACTTATGTGAAGTAAATAATGAGGATGAAAGGGTGCAAGTGGAAAGTGCTGCATTAGCTCAAATTAAACAATACCTTTTATCAGGAATGTTAGTAGTAGAAAGATGA
- a CDS encoding lantibiotic dehydratase C-terminal domain-containing protein, whose protein sequence is MRVYKPDVEKEWMAVHIYYSEPWENFLTESLSPLIMSDEFQNSIDQFFFIRYWEKGPHIRLRLKADKDAFGKFLKPLLSGHINSYLRKYPSHRNDYNAHDMAGWYDNNSIQYLPYEPETVRYGGSSLLPIAEKQFQASSSVVLGILRDNYKDWDYSSILGAGIQLHLSFAYAAGMNESEAQLFFNQVFQNWFPRAYHVYDKNITKEELDKRKEYTLNAFKSNLAAQKNVLIPYVETIWHALKKNEDFEQDFLNDWVISNQQITKEMIGEVDSESFSYPNLFELYKTLKISEQNKRLWSVYDSFIHMTNNRLGIKNQDEGYLAYLMSESFKVIQ, encoded by the coding sequence ATGAGGGTGTATAAACCAGATGTGGAAAAAGAATGGATGGCAGTGCATATCTATTATTCAGAGCCTTGGGAAAATTTTCTTACAGAAAGCTTATCGCCCCTGATAATGAGTGACGAATTTCAGAACTCTATCGATCAGTTTTTTTTTATAAGATACTGGGAAAAAGGACCTCATATTAGACTAAGGCTAAAGGCGGACAAAGATGCTTTTGGTAAGTTCTTAAAGCCTTTATTGTCAGGTCACATTAACAGCTATCTTAGGAAGTACCCCTCCCACAGAAATGATTATAATGCCCATGATATGGCTGGCTGGTATGATAATAATTCTATCCAATACCTGCCTTATGAACCAGAAACAGTAAGGTACGGTGGTAGCTCTCTACTACCTATTGCTGAGAAACAGTTTCAGGCGTCATCTTCTGTCGTATTAGGTATACTGAGAGATAATTACAAGGATTGGGACTATTCAAGCATATTGGGAGCAGGTATTCAGTTGCATTTAAGTTTTGCTTATGCGGCAGGAATGAATGAATCTGAGGCGCAGTTATTTTTCAATCAGGTTTTTCAAAATTGGTTTCCCAGGGCCTATCATGTTTACGATAAAAATATCACGAAAGAGGAATTAGATAAGCGCAAAGAGTATACGCTGAACGCCTTTAAGTCTAATTTAGCCGCTCAAAAGAATGTTTTGATTCCATATGTTGAAACCATATGGCACGCCTTAAAGAAGAATGAAGATTTTGAACAAGATTTTTTGAATGATTGGGTAATCTCGAATCAACAAATTACTAAAGAGATGATTGGTGAGGTAGATTCTGAGAGTTTTTCTTATCCAAATCTCTTCGAACTGTATAAAACTCTTAAAATCTCTGAACAGAATAAAAGGCTGTGGTCAGTATATGATAGCTTCATACATATGACCAATAATAGACTTGGAATCAAAAACCAAGATGAAGGTTATCTTGCCTATCTAATGTCTGAAAGTTTTAAAGTGATTCAATGA